A region from the Symphalangus syndactylus isolate Jambi chromosome 2, NHGRI_mSymSyn1-v2.1_pri, whole genome shotgun sequence genome encodes:
- the C2H10orf95 gene encoding uncharacterized protein C10orf95 homolog, which produces MYAYCWPPPRQGVWPPPPQPLTCTYLAAPLLLPPVQAHSFRSRPGSLHAGEWAAPREYHCFYGPAAPPEAAPPWWACSPAYAAALRRPCAAAGISGLSLQAPAAAAESWAPWPEGGSLQTELRWGRVERALGPPLQLPDFVRRELRRAYGTYPRADVRVTQRRGQFLLQATPRMRDPDRRLEWRVRRRPDSGDSSPAREAAERGRPRKSKGLS; this is translated from the coding sequence ATGTATGCCTACTGCTGGCCACCGCCCAGACAGGGCGtctggccgccgccgccgcagccgcTCACCTGCACCTACCTGGCCGCCCCTCTGCTGCTGCCCCCAGTCCAGGCCCACAGCTTCCGCAGCCGGCCCGGGAGCCTGCACGCGGGCGAGTGGGCAGCCCCACGGGAATACCACTGCTTCTACGGCCCCGCCGCGCCACCCGAGGCCGCGCCGCCCTGGTGGGCCTGCTCTCCGGCCTACGCCGCGGCCCTGCGCCGGCCCTGCGCCGCCGCCGGCATCTCGGGACTGTCGCTGCAGGCGCCCGCGGCGGCGGCCGAGAGCTGGGCGCCGTGGCCCGAGGGCGGGAGCCTGCAAACCGAGTTGCGCTGGGGCCGCGTGGAGCGCGCGCTAGGCCCGCCTCTGCAGCTGCCGGACTTCGTGCGTCGGGAGCTGCGGCGCGCGTACGGCACCTACCCCCGCGCCGACGTGCGCGTCACCCAACGCCGCGGCCAGTTCCTGCTGCAGGCGACGCCGCGCATGCGCGACCCCGACCGCCGCTTGGAGTGGCGGGTGCGGCGCCGGCCGGACAGCGGCGACAGCAGCCCAGCCCGGGAAGCCGCGGAGCGCGGCCGCCCCAGGAAGAGCAAGGGCCTGAGCTGA
- the CUEDC2 gene encoding CUE domain-containing protein 2: protein MELERIVSAALLAFVQTHLPEADLSGLDEVIFSYVLGVLEDLGPSGPSEENFDMEAFTEMMEAYVPGFAHIPRGTIGDMMQKLSGQLSDARNKENLQPQSSGVQGQVPISPEPLQRPEMLKEETRSSAAAAADTQDEATGAEEELLPGVDVLLEVFPTCSVEQAQWVLAKARGDLEEAVQMLVEGKEEGPAAWEGPNQDLPRRLRGPQKDELKSFILQKYMMVDSAEDQKIHRPMAPKEAPKKLIRYIDNQVVSTKGERFKDVRNPEAEEMKATYINLKPARKYRFH, encoded by the exons ATGGAGCTGGAGAGGATCGTCAGTGCAGCCCTCCTTGCCTTTGTCCAGACGCACCTCCCGGAGGCCGACCTCAG TGGCTTGGATGAGGTCATCTTCTCCTATGTGCTTGGGGTCCTGGAGGACCTGGGCCCCTCAGGCCCATCGGAGGAGAACTTCGATATGGAGGCTTTCACTGAGATGATGGAGGCCTATGTGCCTGGCTTCGCCCACATCCCCAG GGGCACAATAGGGGACATGATGCAGAAGCTCTCAGGGCAGCTGAGTGATGCCAGAAACAAAG AGAACCTGCAACCGCAGAGCTCTGGTGTCCAAGGTCAGGTGCCCATCTCCCCAGAGCCCCTGCAGCGGCCCGAAATGCTCAAAGAAGAGACTAggtcttctgctgctgctgctgcggaCACCCAAGATGAG GCAACTGGCGCTGAGGAGGAGCTTCTGCCAGGGGTGGATGTACTCTTGGAGGTGTTCCCTACCTGTTCGGTGGAGCAGGCCCAGTGGGTGCTGGCCAAAGCTCGGGGGGACTTGGAAGAAGCTGTGCAGATGCTGgtagagggaaaggaagaggggcCTGCAGCCTGGGAGGGCCCCAACCAG GACCTGCCCAGACGCCTCAGAGGCCCCCAAAAGGATGAGCTGAAGTCCTTCATCCTGCAGAA GTACATGATGGTGGATAGCGCAGAGGATCAGAAGATTCACCGGCCCATGGCTCCCAAGGAG GCCCCCAAGAAACTGATCCGATACATCGACAACCAGGTAGTGAGCACCAAAGGGGAGCGATTCAAAGATGTGCGGAACCCTGAGGCCGAGGAGATGAAGGCCACATACATCAACCTCAAGCCGGCCAGAAAGTACCGCTTCCATTGA
- the FBXL15 gene encoding F-box/LRR-repeat protein 15, whose amino-acid sequence MEPPMEPSGGEQDPGAVRLLDLPWEDVLLPHVLNRVPLRQLLRLQRVSRAFRALVQLHLAGLRRFDAAQVGPQIPRAALAWLLRDAEGLQELALAPCHEWLSDEDLVPVLARNPQLRSVALGGCGQLSRRALGALAEGCPRLQRLSLAHCDWVDGLALRGLADRCPALEELDLTACRQLKDEAIVYLAQRRGAGLRSLSLAVNANVGDAAVQELARNCPELQHLDLTGCLRVGSDGVRTLAEYCPALRSLRVRHCHHVAESSLSRLRKRGVDIDVEPPLHQALVLLQDMAGFAPFVNLQV is encoded by the exons ATGGAGCCACCGATGGAGCCGTCCGGAGGGGAGCAAGATCCCGGAGCCGTCAG GCTCCTGGACCTGCCTTGGGAAGACGTGCTGCTCCCACACGTCCTGAACCGGGTCCCGCTGCGCCAGCTGCTCCGGCTGCAGCGCGTTAGCCGGGCCTTCCGGGCGCTGGTGCAGCTTCACCTGGCCGGGCTGCGTCGCTTCGATGCCGCGCAG GTGGGTCCGCAGATCCCGCGGGCCGCATTGGCCTGGCTGCTGCGGGATGCCGAGGGGCTGCAGGAGCTGGCGCTGGCGCCGTGTCACGAATGGCTGTCAGACGAGGACCTGGTGCCGGTGCTGGCGCGGAATCCGCAGCTGCGGAGTGTGGCGCTGGGCGGCTGCGGGCAACTGAGTCGCCGGGCGCTTGGGGCGCTGGCCGAGGGCTGCCCACGCCTGCAGCGCCTGTCGCTCGCGCACTGTGACTGGGTGGACGGGCTGGCGCTGCGCGGCCTCGCTGACCGCTGCCCGGCACTGGAGGAGCTCGATCTCACCGCCTGCCGCCAGCTCAAGGACGAGGCCATCGTGTACCTGGCGCAGAGGCGCGGCGCTGGTCTCCGCAGCCTCTCTCTGGCCGTCAACGCCAACGTGGGGGACGCCGCGGTTCAAGAGTTGGCTCGGAACTGCCCAGAACTCCAGCACCTTGACCTCACCGGCTGCCTCCGCGTCGGAAGCGACGGTGTCAG GACATTGGCCGAGTACTGCCCCGCGCTGCGCTCGCTGCGGGTGCGGCACTGCCACCATGTGGCGGAGTCCAGCCTGAGCCGCTTGCGGAAGCGCGGCGTGGACATCGACGTGGAGCCGCCGCTGCACCAGGCCCTGGTGCTGCTGCAGGATATGGCGGGCTTCGCACCTTTTGTCAACCTGCAGGTCTGA